In Drosophila ananassae strain 14024-0371.13 chromosome 3R, ASM1763931v2, whole genome shotgun sequence, the DNA window TTGGGTTCCTTTGGTGGTTTCGGTGGCTTTGGCTCTTTTGGTGGTTTCGGCGGCTTAGGCtgtttttccttctttttacAGGAAAAGAACCCACTGGACTTCGAGGAGGATCTCTCTTTAGGTGGCTTTTTAGGCTTCtccttttttggtttcttttcCTTTGTAGAGCTGACGGAGCTGGTGGAGGGCTTTGGTTTCTTTTCCTTTGGCTTTTTAAGTTCCTtattaaaacacaaaaatccaCTTGATGAGGATTTCTTCTTTTTGGGCTCCTTAATTTTGACTTTCGACTCCTTTTTCTTTGGCTCCTTGATTTTTGGTGGCTTCTCTGGCTTTGGGGGCTTCACTGGTTTTGGGGGCTTCGGCGGTTTTGGCGGTTTCTCTTGCTTCGGTGGCTTGGGTGACTTATTCCTTCGACAACATTTGAAAAGAGATGACTTCGATTTCTTCGGCTGGCAGCTGCAGCGAACATATTCTGGAACATCACAAGTGCACTCATTGGAAGCACTTTCTTCGGCGGTGTCTTCCCCGGTTTCTTCCGTCCCCTTTGGAGTTTTGCAATAGCAGGTCAAGGGTTGATCTTTCTCCGCCTTGTACTTTTCAAAATTATCCATAATATTCATCTCATAGCTATTTAGTTCCGAAAAATTCATGTGAGGATTGTGGCGGGTCTTGCCAGGAATGGCTGGATGGGCACCCGGCTTGGGGCATACGGTTTCATTTTTCCGTATCGGATGATCCGGGTCGGTCTTGCCCTCTACTTTACAGGTCCGGTGACATTCGGATATGAGAAGACGATCCGATGCCAGTGGCATATATGACCGGGTCTCGGACCAAACCTTTGGTTTACTTTTCTCGTCACATTGCGCCTTTTTCAGGTCTGAAGCGTAGTGCGATTCAAAGGGTCTGCACAACTGGGAGATAGCTCTGCGCTCGCGTAGGAGAGGAATAAATTGCGCCGAATCGGTTACGCACTTCTTTTGCAAGCACAGGAAGTTGTTACAGTTATGCGATGTTCTTGCACATAGGCAGGTATCACTGTCCTCGCTGGAGAAGACATCAGCCCTTCCACTGCCCTGACGAGCCCGACCTTTACAGAGTTTGGGGCATTCTCCGCGGGAGTATCCCGCTCGACACACACAACTAGAGGAGGTGCTACTGTACGAGGGTTTCTTCACCAGCTTATGGGTTGATTTTAAAGACGGTTTTCGGGACGATGGACGATGGTGGGAACACCGGGAATGGTTGCAATGTACCGTCAGTGGTCGCTCCTTATCCTTTGTCCTGAACAACTGGCATGTTTTCATTAGACAGTTTTTAGGGGACTTGGAATGATGTCGGCTTGAGGAGGCGTCCACAAACTTCTTATAGTTACTATTTTTAATAGTTAACTTACTAATCCGCTGTTTAAGGCTAAGTTTTTTCTTCGGTTTCTTGTCGCAGTCGACACAGCTGCAGAATTGCACGGATGGCTTCTTCCGGGACCGATAATTATCCTCGGCGGACTCATCCGACTGACCGTCAGACCATTCGTCGTCTTGGGAATAGCTCTTTCCAGGACGACTGAGATAATTGCCAATCTCATTATCATCTGACCCACCACCCTCCTGATACCTAACCCCTTTTCCGGCTTTTTTGGCTTTCACATAACATTCGGGACTACATACACTAGTCCTGCTAGTGCTTCCTCCTTTATATCCTTGATTTTGATTCCGATCCCGATCTCTATCCCGATCTCTATCCTGATCTCTATCCCGATCTCTATCCCGATCTCTATCCCGATCTCTATCCTGTCCCGATCTCTGACCTGTTTGTTGGTTCCTTGGAGGTCTGTTTAAATTTATGCGTTCTGGTTCGGGCtccatttctttatttttatttggaaacCTTCGATCTGGACAAGTACATTCCTCGTCATCATAAACATCCGAAAAGCCCACATTgtttctggatcgattttcAAAACCATTATTATTCTGTTGATTCCGCCTCCAGTTTAAATCAGTATTGGAATAATTTTGGCCATCGTAGTCATACCTATCTCTGGGGTAGTTGTCCTGAGGTGGACCTCCGTCAGGATGTCCAAGCCTGGCGAAACTTGGTTGAAAACCAACTGTAGGTGGGACATAATTGAATGGCGGGATGGTTGGAAAGGGATTTGGATTGGGAGGATTAAATTGTCCTTGCTGGTAGGGGTTTGGTCCAGTATAGGTGCAGTTCGGTGGACAATAATATGGATTTTGGTAGGAGTTGGCTTGTGGGAGCTGATAGTTCTGTTGGTAATTGACGGGCGGTGGAGCCACATTATAAGGCACCTGTGGCGCTGGTGGCTGGGCT includes these proteins:
- the LOC6503325 gene encoding uncharacterized protein LOC6503325 isoform X2 is translated as MSESSSHWRFKDTRKESSISTAGKTGRTSSRTKTPQSVDGVGAARGIDRARRNGDARRTRHNGVDKQSNKRRNEVKTQTSPTRIESAKLQKQKSTSVKSADSDYQEASSSDRPPCGKKKCDFQCIPCSKAKQNQVKAKTSKTSKEEVKTEKKIKPNSQTVAKETPSQATSPKKKKSPSNSRRPSRNTDAKKPKKDNKDNDDNDNDNADNDVTDNDTSNGKPEKEVVPAHCDVTKIIDILQKTVAGLEFEINKRKGRESTTSLAQPQAQPPAPQVPYNVAPPPVNYQQNYQLPQANSYQNPYYCPPNCTYTGPNPYQQGQFNPPNPNPFPTIPPFNYVPPTVGFQPSFARLGHPDGGPPQDNYPRDRYDYDGQNYSNTDLNWRRNQQNNNGFENRSRNNVGFSDVYDDEECTCPDRRFPNKNKEMEPEPERINLNRPPRNQQTGQRSGQDRDRDRDRDRDRDRDQDRDRDRDRDRNQNQGYKGGSTSRTSVCSPECYVKAKKAGKGVRYQEGGGSDDNEIGNYLSRPGKSYSQDDEWSDGQSDESAEDNYRSRKKPSVQFCSCVDCDKKPKKKLSLKQRISKLTIKNSNYKKFVDASSSRHHSKSPKNCLMKTCQLFRTKDKERPLTVHCNHSRCSHHRPSSRKPSLKSTHKLVKKPSYSSTSSSCVCRAGYSRGECPKLCKGRARQGSGRADVFSSEDSDTCLCARTSHNCNNFLCLQKKCVTDSAQFIPLLRERRAISQLCRPFESHYASDLKKAQCDEKSKPKVWSETRSYMPLASDRLLISECHRTCKVEGKTDPDHPIRKNETVCPKPGAHPAIPGKTRHNPHMNFSELNSYEMNIMDNFEKYKAEKDQPLTCYCKTPKGTEETGEDTAEESASNECTCDVPEYVRCSCQPKKSKSSLFKCCRRNKSPKPPKQEKPPKPPKPPKPVKPPKPEKPPKIKEPKKKESKVKIKEPKKKKSSSSGFLCFNKELKKPKEKKPKPSTSSVSSTKEKKPKKEKPKKPPKERSSSKSSGFFSCKKKEKQPKPPKPPKEPKPPKPPKEPKPPKPPKEPKPPKPPKEPKPPKPPKEPKPPKPPKEPKPPKPPKEPKPPKPPKEPKPPKEPKPPKEPKPPKERKFCSFGRKKEKEQPKEEPMPIEPTPRPICYCTKDQIKKICTDRCQPQKPEPRTACQCDRQCPPRFAANNNQKDASTNFECPCSHKKQEPPEPADNFQCPCADSDQEQPRRSCQPTVKFTLPCANCEQKDNEIKVLYDSSNRFPQESCSCADNFGLYYQRGDRW